In one Solanum dulcamara chromosome 1, daSolDulc1.2, whole genome shotgun sequence genomic region, the following are encoded:
- the LOC129895505 gene encoding F-box/FBD/LRR-repeat protein At1g13570-like isoform X3 — MNQDRESVAVEGDIEDKISILPRNVIDCILESLPVKEAAKTCTLSKSWRYIWSELPKMVLDYEFCDELIEESESKFREVVDEIMLLHMGKIVKFVLDVRVEDLASYTASDRWVLYVTRNNVKKLSLRISNIYDHTYTLPPCLFHCSTLTQLKLANCSFKPPGYFLGFPNLVTLQLASVTFSEFCVIKALLLADLTLNCCDGIQYLNVVSPVLKSLYVCYHHSYIALNCFMNCKNLRDLVLLFDDVVDNPNHDHRSTLEKVLVSLPALEVLVLDSPFIEFLSADVVPSNGPPFMLNCLQSLSLCVDFGKLGHISSILQLIKSFPNLSKLEISVEGTYDNAEAFLKCLKMPGFLELPLYKLEFVSFYGFVSTKCVLFLAMIFLSHAPSLLRIFIEQPIGIDSSNVAIELSRLPRASPMAELVCNLRS, encoded by the exons ATGAATCAAG ATAGAGAAAGTGTTGCTGTTGAAGGGGATATAGAAGATAAAATTAGTATTCTACCAAGAAATGTTATTGATTGTATCCTTGAGAGCTTGCCCGTTAAAGAAGCTGCAAAAACTTGTACTTTGTCCAAAAGTTGGAGATACATTTGGAGCGAGCTTCCAAAAATGGTGCTGGATTACGAATTTTGTGATGAGTTAATAGAAGAGTCTGAATCCAAATTTAGAGAAGTAGTTGATGAGATTATGTTATTGCATATGGGAAAGATTGTGAAGTTTGTTCTTGACGTTAGAGTAGAAGATTTAGCTTCATATACAGCTAGTGACAGATGGGTTCTTTATGTCACCAGAAACAATGTCAAGAAGCTAAGCCTTAGAATTTCAAATATCTATGATCATACCTATACACTGCCTCCTTGTTTATTTCACTGTTCAACACTGACACAGTTGAAACTCGCTAACTGTTCCTTCAAACCACCTGGTTATTTTCTTGGCTTTCCCAATCTTGTAACCCTTCAGTTGGCTTCAGTAACCTTTTCAGAGTTTTGTGTTATCAAGGCCCTTCTTCTTGCTGATTTGACCTTGAACTGTTGTGATGGTATACAATACCTAAACGTTGTTTCACCGGTGTTGAAGTCCTTGTATGTTTGTTACCATCACTCTTATATCGCGCTAAATTGCTTTATGAACTGCAAGAATTTGAGAGATTTAGTACTTCTATTTGACGACGTGGTTGATAATCCAAATCATGATCATAGATCAACGTTGGAGAAAGTTCTTGTTAGCTTGCCTGCACTTGAGGTACTTGTGTTGGATTCACCTTTCATTGAG TTTTTGAGTGCAGATGTAGTTCCATCAAATGGTCCTCCTTTTATGCTCAACTGCTTGCAGAGTCTGTCGCTCTGTGTTGACTTTGGCAAATTGGGTCATATTTCTTCCATTCTGCAATTAATTAAGTCTTTCCCCAATTTGAGTAAACTTGAGATTTCG GTCGAAGGTACCTATGATAATGCTGAAGCATTTTTGAAATGTCTGAAGATGCCTGGCTTCTTGGAACTACCACTATACAAGCTCGAGTTTGTGAGCTTCTATGGTTTTGTGAGTACAAAATGTGTGCTGTTTTTGGCAATGATATTCCTTTCTCATGCACCATCTTTGCTAAGGATCTTCATTGAACAACCGATAGGCATTGATTCCAGTAATGTCGCCATAGAATTGAGTCGTTTACCCAGAGCTTCTCCTATGGCTGAGCTAGTCTGCAATTTGAG atcctag
- the LOC129895505 gene encoding F-box/FBD/LRR-repeat protein At1g13570-like isoform X1 codes for MNQDRESVAVEGDIEDKISILPRNVIDCILESLPVKEAAKTCTLSKSWRYIWSELPKMVLDYEFCDELIEESESKFREVVDEIMLLHMGKIVKFVLDVRVEDLASYTASDRWVLYVTRNNVKKLSLRISNIYDHTYTLPPCLFHCSTLTQLKLANCSFKPPGYFLGFPNLVTLQLASVTFSEFCVIKALLLADLTLNCCDGIQYLNVVSPVLKSLYVCYHHSYIALNCFMNCKNLRDLVLLFDDVVDNPNHDHRSTLEKVLVSLPALEVLVLDSPFIEFLSADVVPSNGPPFMLNCLQSLSLCVDFGKLGHISSILQLIKSFPNLSKLEISVEGTYDNAEAFLKCLKMPGFLELPLYKLEFVSFYGFVSTKCVLFLAMIFLSHAPSLLRIFIEQPIGIDSSNVAIELSRLPRASPMAELVCNLRVETLMVSADHNIKKLQSQIWSAISSNRIQLLLYLDQQY; via the exons ATGAATCAAG ATAGAGAAAGTGTTGCTGTTGAAGGGGATATAGAAGATAAAATTAGTATTCTACCAAGAAATGTTATTGATTGTATCCTTGAGAGCTTGCCCGTTAAAGAAGCTGCAAAAACTTGTACTTTGTCCAAAAGTTGGAGATACATTTGGAGCGAGCTTCCAAAAATGGTGCTGGATTACGAATTTTGTGATGAGTTAATAGAAGAGTCTGAATCCAAATTTAGAGAAGTAGTTGATGAGATTATGTTATTGCATATGGGAAAGATTGTGAAGTTTGTTCTTGACGTTAGAGTAGAAGATTTAGCTTCATATACAGCTAGTGACAGATGGGTTCTTTATGTCACCAGAAACAATGTCAAGAAGCTAAGCCTTAGAATTTCAAATATCTATGATCATACCTATACACTGCCTCCTTGTTTATTTCACTGTTCAACACTGACACAGTTGAAACTCGCTAACTGTTCCTTCAAACCACCTGGTTATTTTCTTGGCTTTCCCAATCTTGTAACCCTTCAGTTGGCTTCAGTAACCTTTTCAGAGTTTTGTGTTATCAAGGCCCTTCTTCTTGCTGATTTGACCTTGAACTGTTGTGATGGTATACAATACCTAAACGTTGTTTCACCGGTGTTGAAGTCCTTGTATGTTTGTTACCATCACTCTTATATCGCGCTAAATTGCTTTATGAACTGCAAGAATTTGAGAGATTTAGTACTTCTATTTGACGACGTGGTTGATAATCCAAATCATGATCATAGATCAACGTTGGAGAAAGTTCTTGTTAGCTTGCCTGCACTTGAGGTACTTGTGTTGGATTCACCTTTCATTGAG TTTTTGAGTGCAGATGTAGTTCCATCAAATGGTCCTCCTTTTATGCTCAACTGCTTGCAGAGTCTGTCGCTCTGTGTTGACTTTGGCAAATTGGGTCATATTTCTTCCATTCTGCAATTAATTAAGTCTTTCCCCAATTTGAGTAAACTTGAGATTTCG GTCGAAGGTACCTATGATAATGCTGAAGCATTTTTGAAATGTCTGAAGATGCCTGGCTTCTTGGAACTACCACTATACAAGCTCGAGTTTGTGAGCTTCTATGGTTTTGTGAGTACAAAATGTGTGCTGTTTTTGGCAATGATATTCCTTTCTCATGCACCATCTTTGCTAAGGATCTTCATTGAACAACCGATAGGCATTGATTCCAGTAATGTCGCCATAGAATTGAGTCGTTTACCCAGAGCTTCTCCTATGGCTGAGCTAGTCTGCAATTTGAG GGTTGAAACACTCATGGTGAGTGCAGATCataatatcaagaaactccaatcCCAAATCTGGTCAGCTATAAGCTCGAATAGAATTCAACTGCTGCTATACTTGGATCAACAATATTAA
- the LOC129895505 gene encoding F-box/FBD/LRR-repeat protein At1g13570-like isoform X2, with the protein MNQDRESVAVEGDIEDKISILPRNVIDCILESLPVKEAAKTCTLSKSWRYIWSELPKMVLDYEFCDELIEESESKFREVVDEIMLLHMGKIVKFVLDVRVEDLASYTASDRWVLYVTRNNVKKLSLRISNIYDHTYTLPPCLFHCSTLTQLKLANCSFKPPGYFLGFPNLVTLQLASVTFSEFCVIKALLLADLTLNCCDGIQYLNVVSPVLKSLYVCYHHSYIALNCFMNCKNLRDLVLLFDDVVDNPNHDHRSTLEKVLVSLPALEVLVLDSPFIEFLSADVVPSNGPPFMLNCLQSLSLCVDFGKLGHISSILQLIKSFPNLSKLEISVEGTYDNAEAFLKCLKMPGFLELPLYKLEFVSFYGFVSTKCVLFLAMIFLSHAPSLLRIFIEQPIGIDSSNVAIELSRLPRASPMAELVCNLRCIGRQDSYAFR; encoded by the exons ATGAATCAAG ATAGAGAAAGTGTTGCTGTTGAAGGGGATATAGAAGATAAAATTAGTATTCTACCAAGAAATGTTATTGATTGTATCCTTGAGAGCTTGCCCGTTAAAGAAGCTGCAAAAACTTGTACTTTGTCCAAAAGTTGGAGATACATTTGGAGCGAGCTTCCAAAAATGGTGCTGGATTACGAATTTTGTGATGAGTTAATAGAAGAGTCTGAATCCAAATTTAGAGAAGTAGTTGATGAGATTATGTTATTGCATATGGGAAAGATTGTGAAGTTTGTTCTTGACGTTAGAGTAGAAGATTTAGCTTCATATACAGCTAGTGACAGATGGGTTCTTTATGTCACCAGAAACAATGTCAAGAAGCTAAGCCTTAGAATTTCAAATATCTATGATCATACCTATACACTGCCTCCTTGTTTATTTCACTGTTCAACACTGACACAGTTGAAACTCGCTAACTGTTCCTTCAAACCACCTGGTTATTTTCTTGGCTTTCCCAATCTTGTAACCCTTCAGTTGGCTTCAGTAACCTTTTCAGAGTTTTGTGTTATCAAGGCCCTTCTTCTTGCTGATTTGACCTTGAACTGTTGTGATGGTATACAATACCTAAACGTTGTTTCACCGGTGTTGAAGTCCTTGTATGTTTGTTACCATCACTCTTATATCGCGCTAAATTGCTTTATGAACTGCAAGAATTTGAGAGATTTAGTACTTCTATTTGACGACGTGGTTGATAATCCAAATCATGATCATAGATCAACGTTGGAGAAAGTTCTTGTTAGCTTGCCTGCACTTGAGGTACTTGTGTTGGATTCACCTTTCATTGAG TTTTTGAGTGCAGATGTAGTTCCATCAAATGGTCCTCCTTTTATGCTCAACTGCTTGCAGAGTCTGTCGCTCTGTGTTGACTTTGGCAAATTGGGTCATATTTCTTCCATTCTGCAATTAATTAAGTCTTTCCCCAATTTGAGTAAACTTGAGATTTCG GTCGAAGGTACCTATGATAATGCTGAAGCATTTTTGAAATGTCTGAAGATGCCTGGCTTCTTGGAACTACCACTATACAAGCTCGAGTTTGTGAGCTTCTATGGTTTTGTGAGTACAAAATGTGTGCTGTTTTTGGCAATGATATTCCTTTCTCATGCACCATCTTTGCTAAGGATCTTCATTGAACAACCGATAGGCATTGATTCCAGTAATGTCGCCATAGAATTGAGTCGTTTACCCAGAGCTTCTCCTATGGCTGAGCTAGTCTGCAATTTGAG ATGCATAGGACGTCAAGATTCGTATGCTTTTAGATAA